A genomic window from Glaciihabitans sp. INWT7 includes:
- a CDS encoding LCP family protein has translation MTATSPIRTPDLRSTPTMTKRAWWLVGLNLLIPGSAQILAGNRRLGRFGVGTTFLLWAIGVVGIITWIVAHTVILSIVTNPIGLTVIQVVLAAYAALWIVLTLDTLRLTRLIATAPAMRPAIAALSILALVATAGIAGYGAVSAGSARNAVSAIFAGSDMAPPVDGRYNILLLGGDAGPDRTGLRPDSTSVASIDAQTGATTIIGIPRNMEQIQFAKSSPLYGPFPNGYDCGDQCLIDYLYTYAEEHKSLYPNAESKGSSAGIEAMKDAAEGVTGLKIQYYGLIDMQGFADLIDALGGVTIDVPAKLPYGPVTATKPYGTFPAGSQHLDGALALWYGRSRYMGNDYERMARQRVVQEAMLKQFQPQIVLTKFQDIAKAGAQVVKTDIPSAALPGFVDLAEKARKLPVTQLELVPPAFDQTHPDYAKLHAAVQAATRPTTATPAP, from the coding sequence ATGACCGCGACCAGCCCGATCCGAACCCCGGATCTGCGGTCTACCCCGACCATGACCAAGCGAGCCTGGTGGCTCGTCGGTCTCAACCTCCTCATCCCGGGCTCGGCGCAGATTCTCGCCGGCAATCGTCGTCTCGGTCGTTTCGGTGTCGGCACCACGTTCCTGCTCTGGGCAATCGGCGTCGTCGGCATCATCACCTGGATCGTCGCTCATACCGTGATCCTCAGCATCGTGACCAATCCGATCGGGCTCACCGTCATCCAGGTCGTCCTGGCCGCCTACGCGGCGCTCTGGATCGTGCTCACCCTCGACACCCTTCGGCTCACCAGGCTCATCGCCACCGCGCCGGCGATGCGGCCCGCGATCGCCGCCCTCTCGATCCTCGCCCTCGTCGCCACGGCCGGTATTGCGGGATACGGGGCCGTCAGCGCGGGTAGCGCGCGCAATGCGGTCAGTGCGATCTTCGCCGGGAGCGACATGGCCCCGCCGGTCGACGGTCGATACAACATCCTGCTGCTGGGAGGGGATGCCGGGCCAGACCGCACCGGCCTCCGACCCGACAGCACCTCTGTGGCGAGCATCGACGCGCAAACCGGAGCCACGACGATCATCGGCATTCCCCGCAACATGGAGCAGATCCAGTTCGCGAAAAGTTCGCCGCTCTACGGTCCCTTCCCGAACGGCTACGACTGTGGCGACCAGTGCCTCATCGACTACCTCTACACCTATGCGGAGGAGCACAAGTCCCTTTACCCCAATGCGGAATCGAAGGGCAGCTCGGCCGGCATCGAGGCGATGAAGGATGCCGCCGAGGGCGTGACCGGCCTCAAGATCCAGTACTACGGGCTCATCGACATGCAGGGCTTCGCCGATCTGATCGACGCACTCGGCGGCGTGACGATCGACGTGCCGGCCAAGCTCCCTTATGGACCCGTGACCGCGACGAAGCCCTACGGCACATTCCCGGCAGGCTCCCAGCACCTGGATGGCGCGCTCGCGCTCTGGTACGGGCGATCCCGCTACATGGGCAACGACTACGAGCGGATGGCCCGCCAGCGGGTGGTGCAGGAGGCGATGCTCAAACAGTTCCAGCCCCAGATCGTGCTGACGAAATTCCAGGACATCGCCAAGGCCGGAGCGCAGGTGGTGAAGACGGATATCCCCTCAGCGGCGCTGCCCGGTTTCGTCGATCTCGCCGAGAAAGCCCGAAAGCTTCCGGTGACCCAGCTCGAGCTGGTGCCCCCCGCGTTCGACCAGACACACCCCGACTACGCGAAGCTCCATGCGGCGGTGCAGGCGGCGACGCGCCCGACGACGGCGACGCCTGCTCCGTAG
- a CDS encoding biotin--[acetyl-CoA-carboxylase] ligase, whose translation MQLPRSAAVASRLEILDECGSTNTELASRASGAEGDGWPDFSVLVTASQTDGRGRLGRVWVAPPGQTLAISVLLRPRLPAGEPLDIDHYGWLSLIAGIAMTNSLAPLVPSHSVRLKWPNDVQIDGRKVSGLLAELLPGGRSVVMGAGLNLSIGEPDLPTPTSTSLGLNDPIAPDAELADRALAGYLGELGRLYAEFLRFGADPEASGIGEQLRELCSTLGSQVRVLLPGGDELLGTAVGIDGSGRLRVKKSSDGRVVAVAAGDVTHLRYE comes from the coding sequence ATGCAGCTTCCCCGCAGCGCCGCAGTCGCCTCCCGCCTCGAGATCCTCGACGAGTGCGGATCGACCAACACCGAGCTGGCGTCCCGGGCGTCCGGAGCCGAGGGGGACGGCTGGCCCGACTTCTCCGTTCTCGTCACGGCAAGCCAGACGGATGGACGGGGGCGACTCGGCCGTGTCTGGGTTGCGCCGCCCGGCCAGACTCTGGCGATCTCCGTGCTGCTCCGGCCGCGCCTTCCCGCCGGCGAGCCCCTCGATATCGACCACTACGGGTGGTTGTCCCTCATCGCGGGAATCGCCATGACGAATTCGCTCGCGCCGCTCGTTCCGTCGCATTCCGTGCGGCTGAAGTGGCCCAACGACGTGCAGATCGACGGACGGAAGGTCTCGGGGCTCCTCGCAGAGCTGCTCCCCGGCGGGCGTTCCGTCGTGATGGGCGCCGGCCTCAATCTCAGCATCGGTGAGCCGGACCTGCCGACGCCGACCTCGACATCCTTGGGGCTCAACGATCCGATTGCTCCGGATGCCGAACTCGCCGACCGCGCGCTCGCTGGCTACCTCGGCGAGCTGGGAAGGCTGTACGCCGAATTCCTGCGTTTCGGTGCCGACCCGGAGGCCAGCGGCATCGGGGAGCAGCTGCGCGAGCTGTGCAGCACTCTCGGCAGCCAGGTGCGGGTTCTCCTGCCGGGCGGCGATGAGCTTCTCGGCACGGCGGTGGGCATCGACGGCAGCGGCAGGCTGAGGGTGAAGAAGTCTTCGGATGGCCGTGTAGTGGCTGTCGCCGCCGGTGACGTGACCCATCTGCGGTATGAATAG
- a CDS encoding GtrA family protein yields the protein MPSRLVSLARLLYEKLLRYVLKFGVVGLAGYFVDVGLFNALRLGAFGDGHFFQGPIGAKILSAGIATVVTWFGNRYWTFREHRRKNFVLELAEFSAVSVGGILIGLACLWVSHYLLGFTSLFADNISSNLVGLVLGTSFRFLLYRFWVYGHHRADGLTAREHKAEAARLSIFEDEQTASEEAARP from the coding sequence ATGCCCTCCCGCCTCGTCTCCCTCGCACGTCTGCTCTATGAGAAGCTCCTGCGGTATGTGCTCAAATTCGGGGTCGTCGGTCTCGCCGGCTATTTCGTCGACGTTGGGCTCTTCAACGCCCTCCGCCTCGGTGCTTTCGGCGATGGCCACTTCTTCCAGGGGCCGATCGGCGCCAAGATCCTCTCGGCCGGCATTGCGACCGTCGTCACCTGGTTCGGCAACCGCTACTGGACCTTCCGGGAACATCGGCGCAAGAACTTCGTGCTCGAGCTCGCGGAATTCAGCGCGGTGTCGGTGGGCGGCATCCTCATCGGGCTCGCCTGCCTGTGGGTCTCCCACTATCTCCTCGGCTTCACCTCGTTATTCGCTGACAACATCTCCTCGAACCTCGTCGGACTCGTGCTCGGCACCTCGTTCCGCTTCCTGCTCTACCGCTTCTGGGTCTACGGGCACCACCGCGCCGACGGCCTCACGGCTCGCGAGCACAAGGCCGAGGCGGCCCGCCTGTCGATCTTCGAAGACGAGCAGACCGCGAGTGAAGAAGCAGCGCGACCCTAG
- the rfbB gene encoding dTDP-glucose 4,6-dehydratase translates to MKILVTGGAGFIGSNFVRRTLQDAYAGLEGADVMVLDALTYSGNLENLAPIADSPRYEFVHGDIRDSELLDKLLPTVDAVVHFAAESHVDRSVRDSGIFVETNVLGTQRLLDAALRAELKRFVHVSTDEVYGSIAEGSWDESRPLEPNSPYSASKAGSDLLARSYFRTHGLNLSITRCSNNYGPYHFPEKVIPLFVTNLIDDKHVPLYGEGNNIRDWLHVDDHCRGIAMVLVGGRAGEIYNIGGGTELTNKELTQLLLDATGKDWSYVDRVTDRLGHDLRYSVDIGKIQAELGYEPQVPFEQGLADVVRWYRDNRAWWEPLKERAAL, encoded by the coding sequence ATGAAAATCCTCGTCACCGGCGGCGCCGGTTTCATCGGCTCGAACTTCGTTCGCCGCACCCTGCAGGACGCCTATGCCGGCCTCGAGGGTGCGGATGTGATGGTGCTCGACGCGCTCACCTACTCCGGCAACCTCGAGAACCTCGCGCCTATCGCCGACTCCCCGCGGTACGAGTTCGTGCACGGGGACATCCGCGACTCCGAGCTGCTCGATAAGCTCCTTCCGACCGTGGATGCCGTCGTTCACTTCGCTGCGGAGTCCCACGTCGACCGCTCGGTGCGCGACTCCGGCATCTTCGTGGAGACGAACGTGCTCGGCACCCAGCGCCTGCTCGACGCGGCGCTGCGCGCCGAGCTCAAGCGTTTCGTGCACGTGTCCACCGACGAGGTCTACGGATCGATCGCCGAGGGCTCCTGGGACGAGTCACGGCCGCTCGAACCGAACTCGCCATACTCGGCGTCGAAGGCCGGAAGCGACCTGCTCGCCCGCAGCTACTTCCGCACCCACGGCCTCAACCTCTCGATCACCCGGTGCTCCAACAACTACGGCCCATATCACTTCCCCGAGAAGGTGATCCCGCTGTTCGTCACGAACCTGATCGACGACAAGCACGTGCCGCTCTACGGCGAGGGCAACAACATCCGGGACTGGCTACACGTGGACGACCACTGCCGCGGCATCGCCATGGTGCTCGTCGGCGGTCGCGCGGGTGAGATCTACAACATCGGTGGGGGCACAGAACTCACCAACAAGGAGCTCACGCAGCTGCTGCTGGATGCCACGGGCAAGGACTGGTCCTACGTGGACCGGGTCACCGATCGCCTCGGTCACGACCTCCGCTACAGCGTCGACATCGGCAAGATCCAGGCCGAACTCGGCTACGAGCCCCAGGTGCCGTTCGAGCAAGGGCTCGCGGATGTCGTGCGGTGGTATCGCGACAACCGCGCCTGGTGGGAACCCCTGAAGGAGCGCGCCGCGCTGTGA
- a CDS encoding bifunctional 2-polyprenyl-6-hydroxyphenol methylase/3-demethylubiquinol 3-O-methyltransferase UbiG, giving the protein MSNDEPGSGSSDYVEWKGWVDQTPFGLLSAGEAAYFTSELKDVRAGRDGIRDVLEIGYGNGSFLAYCRSKGWNITGTELDPGLVQAGIDSGYEVFAADRMDRLAGRTFDLIAVFDVLEHIPQEAVPAFLIELSGALREGGRMIFRFPNADSWLGNPLQNGDPTHVTAIGYLKMTFFALQSGLEVVAFRGARRHGFATSVANGVYSLVAGPVIAVSAAVKRALYFPGLPVVLSTSNVVCIVRRAGASR; this is encoded by the coding sequence GTGTCGAATGACGAACCAGGCTCCGGCAGCTCCGACTATGTCGAGTGGAAGGGGTGGGTAGACCAGACGCCTTTCGGTTTGCTTTCCGCCGGCGAAGCGGCCTATTTCACCAGTGAGCTGAAAGACGTGCGTGCGGGTCGAGACGGTATCCGGGATGTTCTCGAAATCGGATACGGCAATGGATCGTTTCTCGCCTACTGCCGGTCGAAAGGCTGGAATATCACGGGGACCGAATTGGATCCCGGACTCGTGCAGGCCGGGATCGATTCGGGTTATGAGGTCTTTGCCGCCGATCGCATGGATCGACTCGCCGGCCGCACCTTCGACCTGATCGCGGTCTTCGACGTGCTCGAGCACATACCGCAGGAGGCGGTGCCGGCTTTTCTCATCGAGTTGTCCGGCGCGCTCCGCGAGGGGGGCAGGATGATCTTCCGCTTCCCGAATGCCGACAGCTGGCTGGGCAACCCGCTCCAGAACGGCGACCCGACCCACGTGACCGCAATCGGGTATCTGAAGATGACGTTCTTCGCTCTCCAATCCGGACTCGAGGTCGTCGCCTTCCGTGGTGCGCGTCGCCATGGCTTCGCGACTTCCGTCGCCAACGGGGTCTACTCTCTTGTCGCTGGACCGGTCATCGCAGTTTCAGCCGCCGTCAAGCGAGCGTTGTACTTTCCCGGACTGCCCGTCGTGCTTTCGACTTCCAACGTCGTGTGCATCGTTCGTCGTGCGGGCGCATCGCGCTAG
- a CDS encoding glycosyltransferase family 1 protein, with protein MTTTLRVIVDQIVAPIPGGIGRYTEELTRELIRTAPRGCHVSGIVSSSPESHYELIETVLPGLDGLFKSALARRELELAWQHGFTRLPGSGMIHATGLFAPLFKHDRVNSVGEQIAVTIHDAIPWTNPEALSSRRLGWYKAMVKRAYRYADAVVVPTHTVASQLSNIHDFGDRVRVIGGAVSSKLTLPVDPDVRAERLELPKRFILSVGTLQAHKGIAELIRAMAAPELDGYTLLIAGPEGSEGLDVAGIASEAGLAEGRVRALGYLADADLAVALDRATVFVFPSLAEGFGLPVIEAFHFGTPVVHSDAPAVLEVSAGAGLAVAREPAESYPERLADAIASVASDPARAERMGFAGRDRARTFSWKDSAEKVWQLHADL; from the coding sequence ATGACGACGACCCTGCGCGTGATCGTTGACCAGATCGTCGCCCCCATCCCCGGCGGCATCGGTCGCTACACGGAAGAGCTCACCCGCGAATTGATCCGTACCGCGCCGAGGGGCTGTCACGTGAGCGGGATCGTCTCGTCCTCCCCCGAATCGCACTACGAACTGATCGAGACAGTGCTTCCCGGCCTCGACGGACTCTTCAAGAGCGCGCTCGCCCGCCGCGAGTTGGAGCTGGCTTGGCAACACGGATTCACCCGCCTGCCGGGGAGCGGCATGATCCACGCGACCGGATTGTTCGCCCCCCTGTTCAAACACGATCGCGTGAACAGCGTCGGCGAGCAGATCGCCGTGACCATCCACGACGCCATCCCCTGGACCAACCCCGAGGCCCTCTCTTCGCGACGCCTCGGCTGGTACAAGGCGATGGTGAAGCGGGCCTACCGGTACGCGGATGCCGTGGTCGTGCCGACCCACACGGTTGCGTCCCAGCTCTCCAATATCCACGATTTCGGCGATCGGGTGCGGGTGATCGGCGGAGCAGTGAGTTCGAAGCTCACTCTTCCCGTGGATCCGGACGTCCGTGCGGAGCGCCTCGAACTGCCGAAACGATTCATTCTGAGCGTCGGAACTCTTCAGGCGCACAAGGGCATAGCCGAGCTCATCCGGGCCATGGCGGCGCCCGAGCTGGACGGCTACACCCTGCTGATCGCCGGGCCCGAGGGATCAGAGGGGCTCGATGTCGCGGGGATCGCGTCGGAAGCGGGACTCGCGGAAGGACGGGTGCGGGCGCTCGGTTATCTCGCCGACGCCGATCTCGCGGTCGCTCTCGACCGCGCAACGGTGTTTGTGTTCCCCAGTCTGGCGGAGGGGTTCGGCTTGCCCGTGATCGAGGCTTTCCACTTCGGAACCCCGGTGGTGCACTCGGATGCACCCGCAGTGCTCGAGGTGTCTGCCGGGGCCGGCCTCGCGGTGGCACGGGAACCCGCGGAGTCGTACCCCGAGCGGTTGGCGGACGCTATCGCGTCCGTCGCCTCGGACCCGGCTCGTGCGGAGCGCATGGGGTTCGCGGGTCGGGACCGCGCGCGCACCTTCAGTTGGAAGGATTCCGCCGAGAAGGTGTGGCAGCTGCACGCCGACCTGTAG
- the purE gene encoding 5-(carboxyamino)imidazole ribonucleotide mutase: MLEPLSSALPVVAVVMGSDSDWTVMKDAAAVLAEFDVPHEVEVVSAHRTPEKMISFGREAADRGIRVIIAGAGGAAHLPGMLAAVTTLPVVGVPVALAKLDGLDSLLSIVQMPAGVPVATVSIGGARNAGLLAIRMLAISDPALSAALAGFARDLEASVAAKNTALKSSL, translated from the coding sequence ATGCTCGAGCCCCTGTCTTCTGCGCTGCCCGTCGTGGCCGTCGTCATGGGATCCGACTCCGACTGGACCGTCATGAAAGACGCCGCGGCGGTGCTCGCCGAGTTCGATGTGCCCCACGAAGTCGAGGTGGTCTCGGCCCATCGCACCCCCGAGAAGATGATCTCCTTCGGGCGGGAAGCAGCCGACCGCGGCATCCGCGTGATCATCGCCGGTGCCGGTGGCGCCGCCCACCTTCCCGGAATGCTCGCGGCCGTCACCACCCTTCCCGTGGTCGGAGTGCCCGTCGCGTTGGCGAAGCTCGACGGACTCGATTCCCTGCTGTCGATCGTGCAGATGCCCGCCGGGGTTCCCGTGGCGACGGTATCGATCGGCGGCGCACGGAACGCCGGGCTGCTGGCCATCCGGATGCTGGCGATCTCCGATCCGGCGCTCTCGGCGGCGCTTGCCGGCTTCGCTCGCGATCTCGAAGCCTCAGTGGCGGCCAAGAACACCGCGCTGAAGTCGAGCCTGTGA
- a CDS encoding glycosyltransferase has protein sequence MTSAVTVVVVSATQPSGRLEESVTGEGFELRRVNRVPDESVATAVVQALSDSTSEFIAVVESDGWMSPHAGDAIRQYLSANPSVDVLYADGAAVGRRGRTTSVARPDYSPERLRCQFYWGDLVIYRRSVFESLGGLDSTVPGAELYDLALRSTAVAHSIEHLALPVFTRPSAAIRPLNYQELESTRVALERHLAATGGGTVRSVGADGVHDTRRSVKGEPLISIVIPSRGIHSMVDGRTRCYLIDAAQSIMDLSTYRNFEIVVALDSVAEPAVVTELADIVGDQLRIVEWTRPFNFSEKVNAGVLHSRGEFVLLLNDDVRVLDEDWLESLLALAQLPGAGMSGGLLYYEDDTIQHAGHGYFEGDASHIGLDAQRTDPGPLEGYRVEREVSGVTAACAMMPRSVYLEVGGLSNLLPGNFNDVDLCMKVTWRGYPIYWTPHAELYHFESKTRDASVHAFEVDVAWGRWGFRMHDPRYWPYPHNRPPS, from the coding sequence ATGACTTCTGCGGTAACCGTGGTGGTGGTGTCGGCCACGCAACCCAGCGGAAGGCTCGAAGAATCTGTGACGGGTGAGGGTTTCGAACTCCGAAGAGTCAACCGGGTGCCCGACGAGTCTGTTGCGACAGCAGTGGTGCAGGCTCTCTCCGATTCGACGAGCGAGTTCATCGCTGTCGTAGAGAGCGATGGCTGGATGTCCCCGCACGCGGGTGACGCGATTCGGCAATATCTGAGTGCGAACCCGTCGGTCGACGTGCTCTACGCAGATGGGGCTGCAGTGGGACGACGAGGGCGCACGACATCGGTCGCGCGTCCCGACTATTCCCCGGAACGCCTACGCTGTCAGTTCTACTGGGGCGATCTCGTGATCTACCGCAGGTCGGTATTCGAGTCGCTCGGCGGTCTCGATTCGACGGTTCCCGGAGCTGAACTCTATGATCTGGCACTCCGGTCGACAGCGGTTGCCCACTCGATCGAGCACCTCGCCCTTCCGGTTTTCACCCGTCCGAGCGCAGCCATCCGTCCGCTCAACTACCAGGAGCTCGAGTCCACCCGCGTCGCTCTGGAGCGCCATCTTGCCGCGACTGGCGGAGGCACCGTCAGGTCGGTCGGAGCCGATGGTGTCCACGACACCCGTCGCAGTGTCAAGGGCGAACCCCTGATCTCGATCGTGATCCCATCACGGGGAATCCATAGCATGGTCGACGGCCGGACACGGTGCTACCTTATCGATGCTGCCCAAAGCATTATGGATCTCTCGACATATCGCAACTTCGAGATCGTGGTCGCGCTCGACAGCGTCGCTGAACCGGCCGTTGTCACCGAGCTTGCAGACATCGTGGGCGATCAACTCCGAATCGTCGAATGGACGAGGCCGTTCAATTTCTCTGAGAAAGTCAATGCGGGAGTGCTCCACTCGCGAGGCGAGTTCGTCCTTCTCCTGAATGACGACGTCAGGGTCCTCGACGAGGATTGGCTCGAATCGTTGCTCGCTCTTGCACAGCTACCGGGCGCCGGTATGTCAGGCGGCCTCCTCTACTACGAAGACGACACCATTCAACATGCGGGACATGGCTACTTCGAGGGAGACGCGTCGCATATCGGGTTGGACGCGCAAAGGACGGACCCTGGCCCCCTGGAGGGATACCGCGTTGAACGCGAAGTGTCCGGCGTAACCGCCGCCTGCGCGATGATGCCTCGGTCGGTCTATCTCGAAGTAGGCGGCCTCTCCAATCTCCTTCCCGGCAACTTCAATGACGTAGACCTGTGCATGAAAGTCACCTGGCGGGGATACCCGATCTATTGGACTCCTCACGCCGAGTTGTACCATTTCGAGTCGAAGACCCGCGACGCATCTGTGCACGCTTTCGAAGTGGACGTCGCGTGGGGACGCTGGGGGTTCCGCATGCATGACCCGAGGTACTGGCCGTACCCGCACAATCGGCCACCAAGCTAG
- the rfbD gene encoding dTDP-4-dehydrorhamnose reductase: protein MTKYLITGASGMLGQDLQKALAGREFTALARADLDVTDLEAARSAVAGHDVVINASAYTKVDDAETNEADAFAVNATGAQNLAIAASEAAAKLVQVSTDYVFDGSATSPYDEATPLNPISAYGRTKAEGERLALAANPEGTYIVRTAWLYGAGGPNFAKTMLRLAASHDTVSVVTDQLGQPTWTGDLARQIVELLDADAAPGVYHATNSGEASWYDFTREIFQVVGLDPERVKSTTSSEFVRPAPRPDYSVLGHDGWAAAGLSPMRNWKAALSAAFSAGALDLAR, encoded by the coding sequence GTGACGAAATACCTCATCACCGGAGCATCCGGAATGCTCGGCCAGGACCTGCAGAAGGCCCTCGCCGGCCGGGAGTTCACCGCTCTCGCTCGCGCTGACCTAGACGTCACCGACCTGGAAGCCGCGCGATCAGCGGTGGCCGGACACGACGTCGTGATCAATGCCTCCGCCTACACGAAGGTAGATGATGCCGAGACAAACGAGGCCGATGCCTTCGCCGTCAACGCAACGGGTGCGCAGAACCTGGCCATCGCGGCGTCCGAGGCCGCCGCGAAGCTCGTGCAGGTCTCCACCGACTACGTGTTCGATGGGTCGGCGACTTCTCCCTACGACGAGGCGACTCCGCTCAACCCGATCTCGGCCTACGGTCGCACCAAGGCCGAGGGTGAGCGTCTCGCGCTGGCCGCCAATCCCGAAGGCACCTACATAGTGCGCACCGCTTGGCTCTACGGCGCCGGCGGCCCCAATTTCGCCAAGACCATGCTGCGACTCGCGGCGAGCCACGATACGGTGAGCGTGGTGACCGACCAGCTGGGACAACCGACCTGGACCGGTGATCTCGCCCGCCAGATCGTCGAGCTGCTCGACGCGGATGCCGCTCCGGGCGTCTATCACGCCACCAATTCCGGCGAAGCGAGCTGGTACGACTTCACCCGCGAGATCTTCCAGGTGGTCGGCCTCGACCCGGAGCGGGTGAAGAGCACCACGAGCTCGGAGTTCGTGCGCCCGGCCCCCCGCCCGGACTACTCGGTGCTCGGGCATGATGGCTGGGCGGCCGCGGGCCTCTCGCCGATGAGGAATTGGAAAGCCGCTCTTTCTGCGGCCTTTTCCGCCGGAGCTCTTGATCTCGCTCGCTGA
- a CDS encoding PH domain-containing protein, with protein MSDAQDTERVVARLRPHGRVLFWPSVLFIAVAAAVGYFQGSFAQSWQNIALLAGAALVVVLLWLLPLVAWLGKRYVITTRRIILRTGFFVRIRQELLHSRGYDVTVRQNGLQSMFRSGNILINTGLDQPVVLRDVPGADLVQAALHDLMEKSLNPIAARRQAEASRSGRDVAPSDETTAWGQR; from the coding sequence ATGAGCGACGCACAGGACACCGAGCGGGTGGTGGCCCGCCTGAGGCCGCATGGGCGCGTCCTGTTCTGGCCGAGCGTGCTGTTCATCGCGGTCGCGGCCGCCGTCGGTTATTTCCAGGGGAGTTTTGCCCAGTCCTGGCAGAACATCGCCCTGCTCGCCGGTGCCGCCCTCGTGGTCGTGCTCCTGTGGCTGCTCCCGCTCGTGGCGTGGCTGGGGAAGCGATACGTGATCACGACACGTCGCATCATCCTGCGCACCGGCTTCTTCGTGCGCATCCGCCAGGAGCTGCTGCACAGCCGGGGCTACGACGTGACGGTGCGCCAGAACGGTTTGCAGAGCATGTTCCGCAGCGGCAACATCCTGATCAACACCGGGCTGGACCAGCCCGTGGTGCTTCGAGACGTGCCCGGGGCGGACCTCGTGCAGGCCGCGCTCCATGACCTGATGGAGAAGAGCCTCAACCCGATAGCGGCCCGGCGTCAGGCCGAGGCCTCGCGTTCGGGGCGGGATGTGGCACCCAGCGACGAGACGACCGCGTGGGGACAGCGCTAG
- a CDS encoding 5-(carboxyamino)imidazole ribonucleotide synthase: protein MTLRVGVIGGGQLARMMIPAAVNLGIELSVFAETAGESASLAVTTLGDFRDTADVLPFARTVDVVTFDHEHVPQEVLAALIEAGVAVRPGPEALLYAQDKLLMRERLTALGLPVPDWARIDEEAQLAEFLSDHGGRAVVKTATGGYDGKGVRVVRAASEASDWLALGHPLLAEELVDFRRELAQSVARRPSGELACWPVVESIQRDGVCAEVIAPAPSSRGRLADVAEEIARSVAENLGVTGVLAVELFETTDDRLLVNELAMRPHNTGHWTIDGSTTSQFEQHLRAVLDLPLGATGCRDEWSVMVNILGGPATGDLDDRYPHAFSDEPSVKVHNYGKAPRPGRKVGHVTAAGSDLDEVVFQARAAAEHYQN, encoded by the coding sequence GTGACTCTTCGGGTAGGTGTGATCGGTGGCGGACAGCTCGCGCGAATGATGATTCCCGCGGCGGTGAACCTCGGCATCGAACTGAGTGTGTTCGCCGAGACCGCAGGCGAATCGGCTTCCCTCGCGGTGACAACCCTTGGCGACTTCCGCGATACCGCAGATGTCCTCCCCTTCGCCCGCACGGTGGATGTCGTGACCTTCGATCACGAGCACGTGCCGCAGGAGGTGCTCGCGGCCCTCATCGAGGCGGGCGTGGCAGTGCGCCCCGGTCCCGAAGCCCTGCTCTACGCCCAGGACAAACTCCTCATGCGGGAGCGCCTGACTGCTCTCGGGCTCCCGGTGCCGGACTGGGCGCGGATCGACGAGGAAGCTCAGCTCGCCGAATTCCTGTCCGATCACGGCGGCCGTGCCGTGGTGAAGACCGCCACCGGCGGTTACGACGGCAAAGGGGTGCGGGTGGTCCGCGCCGCGTCAGAGGCCTCCGATTGGCTTGCCCTCGGGCATCCGCTGCTCGCCGAGGAGTTGGTGGATTTCCGACGCGAGCTCGCCCAGTCGGTCGCCCGTCGCCCGTCGGGTGAACTCGCTTGCTGGCCGGTGGTGGAGAGCATCCAACGCGACGGCGTCTGTGCGGAGGTGATCGCCCCCGCCCCCTCGTCCCGCGGAAGGCTCGCGGATGTCGCGGAAGAGATCGCGCGGTCTGTCGCGGAGAACCTCGGGGTGACCGGCGTGCTCGCGGTGGAGCTCTTCGAGACCACCGACGATCGGCTTCTGGTCAACGAGCTCGCGATGCGCCCCCACAACACCGGGCACTGGACGATCGACGGCTCCACCACGAGCCAGTTCGAGCAGCACCTGCGCGCAGTGCTCGACCTTCCCCTCGGCGCGACCGGATGCCGTGACGAATGGTCGGTGATGGTCAATATCCTCGGTGGTCCGGCGACGGGCGACCTCGACGACCGCTACCCGCACGCCTTCTCCGATGAGCCCTCGGTGAAGGTGCACAACTACGGCAAGGCGCCGAGGCCAGGGCGCAAGGTGGGCCACGTCACGGCCGCGGGATCCGACCTCGACGAGGTCGTGTTCCAGGCGCGTGCCGCTGCAGAGCATTACCAGAACTGA